Sequence from the Rhodococcus jostii RHA1 genome:
CTGCGGTCGCATTCACTGGGCCGGCACGGAGAGTTCGTCCGTGATGTGCGGCTGGGTCGACGGGGCCATCAGGTCCGGGGAGCGCGCCGCCCGCGAAGTCACCGAACACGACGGCGTGCTGTCACCCACCCGGTCTCAGTAGTAGACGGCGCCCGGAGCACCACCGCCGACGGCCACCGCGTCGCCGGTGATCCCGACACTGCGCGGTGACGCCAGGAACGTGACGACGTCCGCGACCTCGCTCGCGTCGATCAGCCGGTGGATCGAGTTGGTGGCCAGCCGCGACTCCAACTCGGCGACCGGTACACCTTCGTCCTCGGACTGCTTGGCCAACCGGTCGACGAGTCGTTCCGTCCGGGTCAGGCCCGGATGCACCACCGTCACGTTGATTCCGTGCGGTCCGAGTTCGTCGGCGAGGTTCTTCGTCAGCGCCGACACCCCGACGTTCCGCACGGTTTGCGCGATGGAATTGGCCTGGCGTGCACCGAGCCCGCTGATATTGATGATCCGCCCCCACCCCTGTTCCACGAGGTGCGGTGCCACCGCGCGGGCGGTCCGCAGATAGCCGAGCACCTTGATCTCGAGTTCGGCGCGCACCACGTCGTCGGTGGTGGACGCGAAGTCGCTCGGCTTGCCCACACTCCACGGTGTGGCCGCGGCGTTCACGAGAATGTCGACGCCACCGAGTTCGTCCACCGTCCGCTGCACGAGGGCGCGCACCGAATCGTCGTCGCCGGTGTCGGTGGGCACCCCGATCACACGCCGCCCGGTCTCCTGCGACAGCGTCTTCGCCGCCAATTCCAGCGCCTCGACGCCCCTGGCCGCGAGCACCACGTCGACGCCCTCCGCCGCGAGGCTACGCGCGATCGCGAGACCGATTCCGCGGCTGCCGCCGGTGACGACGGCCCGCTTGCCGCCCAGACCGAGATCCATGTTGTTCTCCTCATCTCCGCTGTCCACCCCTCGGTTCGAGGGTAGGACCGCGACGGTCGGGAGTCACGGATTCGGTTCAGCGTGAGGCCAATTGCGCTCCGCACCCGTGCGTGGTTAAAGAGTCCAGAGACTCGTCAACCACGCACGGGCGGCGAAGCCGCCTACCGCTGGATCGACTTGATCTCGAGGAACTCCTCGAAGCCGAGGACGCCGGCCTCGCGGCCGATGCCCGACTGCTTGTACCCGCCGAACGGGGCGTTGGTGTTGAACGCGCCGCCGTTCACCTCGACCTGGCCTGCGCGCAGCTGCCGCGCCACGCGGTCGGCGCGGTCCTGGTCACCGGACCAGACGCCGGCGGCGAGCCCGTATTCGGTTGCGTTGGCGATCCGCACGGCGTCGTCCTCGTCCTGGTACCCGATGATCGACAGGACGGGACCGAAGATCTCCTCCTTGGCGATGGTCATGTCCTCGGTGACACCGGAGAATACGGTGGGGCCGACGAAGTAGCCGGATTCCTGGCCGGTCTCCCGGCCGTCGAGAACGGCGTGCGCGCCTTCCGAGATGCCCTGTTCGATGTAGCCGCGCACTCGCTTCAGCTGGTTCGAGTTCACCAGCGGCCCCAGCACCGAGGTGGCGGCCGTCGGATCGCCGACGGAGTAGTTCTGCGCGACCTTCGCCGCGATGGCGGCAGCCTCGTCCACCTTGCCCGCGGGGACCAGCATCCGGGTCAGCGCCGAGCAGGTCTGACCGGAGTTGAGGAAACACTTGGCCACTCCGTCGGTGACAGCCTTCGTCAGGTCGGCGTCGTCGAGGATGACGTTGGCCGACTTGCCGCCGAGTTCGAGTGCCACCTTCTTCACCGTCTCGGCCGCGACCACGGCGACCCTCTTGCCCGCGCGGGTGGAACCGGTGAACGAGACCATGTCCACCTCGGGATGGCCGGCGATCGCCTCGCCCACGACGGGCCCGAATCCGCTGACGAGGTTGAACACGCCTGCCGGCAAACCGATTTCGTCGAAGATGTCGGCGAGTGCGTAGGTGGCGAGCGGCGCCACCTCGGTCGGCTTGAGCACCACGGTGCATCCCGCGGCCAGAGCACCGCCGACCTTGAGCACCACCTGGTGGAGCGGGAAGTTCCACGGAGTGATCGCACCGACGACACCGATCGGCTCGCGCACGATCAGGGAGTTGCCCACCTCGTGGGCGTCGAAGTCGTAGGTGGCGGCCAGTTCCGCGAAGGCGGCGAGGTTCGCGAGCGGCATGCCGATCTGGACGGGCTTCGCAAATCCGAGCGGCATGCCCATGTCGCGGGACACCAGGGCGGTGAAGTCGTCGAGGCGCTCCTGGATCAGGGCAGCCGCCTTCCGGAGGTACTCGCCACGTTCCTTGCCGCTGAGCGCGGACCATGCGGGGAAGGCTGCTCGCGCGGCCTTCGCGGCGCGATCGACGTCGTCGGCGGTGCCCTCGGCGACCACCGCGATGACATCTTCGGTGGCCGGATTCACCACGTCGATCCGGCCCGTTCCCTGCGAATCGATCCAGGATCCGTCGATGTAGATCTTGGTCCGGTCCAGAACTTCGCTCATCGGTCAGCCTCCAGTGAATGTGTCGCGGATCCCCTGCGCCCCGCAGCCTACGACCGGACTCCTCCGGCGAGGGGCGAATGCGATCTCCCCGAATCACATACCGGGATGCCACCGATCGCGGACCATCGACTACGGCAGCACATCAAGAGGAGGAGCGATCGGATGCGCACGCAGTCACCGGCACGCGCCCTTCTCGGCGTACTCGGAATCACCGCCGTGCTCACCGCCTCGGCGTGTGGCTCGACGGACGAGACGGGGACCGCCGAACCCTCGCGTGACATCACCGTCACGAGGTCCGCACCGACCGTGACGACCGCACCGCATCCCGACCGCTGCCTGATCGGCGAATTGCAGGTGACGCTCGGACGGGCGAGCGGGGCCGCGGGATCTCAGGAGATCCCGCTCGTCTTCACCAACACCGGCGCCCGCAGCTGTGTCCTCCACGGCTACCCCGGGGTCTCGTACGTCGCGTCCCCGGACGGTCCGCAGGTGGGTGCCGCGGCCGAGCGGGACGGCGGAACCGACACTCCGGTGACGGTCGCTCCGGGCTCGCGGGCCACCGCAGCGGTGCGTGCCACGGTGGTGCAGAACTATCCGGCCGAGACGTGTGAGCCCACTCCGGTCGCGGGATTCCGGGTGTACCCACCCGACGACACCGGTTCGGTGTTCGTCCCCTACGCCACCACCGGCTGTTCGCAGAACGGCGTGAAGCAGCTGTCGGTGCAGCCCGTGACCGGGTGACCTGGTTCACCCGCCCAGGGTGAATCGGCTCACCCTGTCGCCGACCTACCGTCGTGCTACCGGCTCGCGCAGAAGGAGGGCGGAGGCATGTTCGAGATCATTCGCGAAGTGCATTCCGAAGTTCGGCACCGCCGCGGTCCGCGGCACCACCACCATCTCCTCACCGAGCGGAGCGCCGGTCGCGGATCCTGAAGCGCTTCCACATGTGATCCGCCGGGGCGGCCGGCCCTCCGACCGGGCCTGTTCCTTGCCTTCGCTAACAATTGTCGCGGATGGGTACTATCCGACTTCGTGACTGAGAGCAGGCTGGAATCGGCGAATGTGTCCAGAGACGACTCGGACGAGACGCCGATCGAGACCCCGCCCCAGTCGTCGCCCCTCGGTCAGCCGGTCCGCTCGACCCGCCTTCTCGCGATCATCGCCTCCGTCTTCGGAGTGCTGCTCACCTTGTCGCTCCCGTTCCTTCCGGTCGAGCAGGACAACGCGACCCTCAGCTGGCCGCAGAACGGCAGCACCGGAAGCGTCGAAGCACCGCTCGTCACCTACGCGCCGCTGAGCCTCGACGTGCGGATCCCCTGTTCGGCGGTCGGCGAACTCGCCGACCGCGGCGGGATCCTGACCTCCACCGCCCCCGCAGGCGCCGCCGACGCCGGGAAGTACGGACTGGTCGCCAAGGTGAATCCCCCGACCCCGGACGGTCCCGCCGGCGTCGAGGTGCTGTTGCGGAACAAGGTGCTGCTGTCGTCGCCGCTGGACCAGCTACCCGCAGACTGCACGCTCGTGGTGTCGTCGGATTCCACGCGGACCACCGCCGGTGTCGTCGCGGCGGGCCAGGACGCACCGACCGTCGTCGACGGCGACCTCCGCCCGCAGATGGTGGGCATCTTCAGCGACCTCGACGGTGCGGCGCCCGACGGGCTGCAGGTGACGGCAGAGATAGACAGCCGCTTCTCGTCGACGCCGTCGACCCTCAAGTTCGCCGCCATGGTGGTGGGCGCGCTCGCGACGATTCTGGCGCTGGTGGCTCTGCACCGTCTCGACAACGTGGACGGACGCCGGGCACGAAGATTCCTGCCCACCCGCTGGTGGTCGTTCGGGGTCGTCGACGCCGTCGTCATCGGCACGCTGGTGCTGTGGCATTTCATCGGCGCCTCCACCTCCGACGACGGCTATCAGTTCAACATGGCCCGCACGTCCGAGTCCGCGGGCTACATGGCCAACTACTTCCGCTGGTACGGCGTCCCGGAGGCGCCGTTCGGGTCTCCGTACTACGACGTCCTCGCGGTGCTGGCGAACATCACCCCGGCGAGCCCGTTCGTGCGTCTGCCCGCGCTGCTCGCCGGCATCGTCGCGTGGCTGGTGATCAGCCGTGAAGTCGCGCCGCGACTCGGCGCCGCGGTCCGCGGCAACCGGCTCGCGCTGTGGACCGGCGGATTGGTGTTCCTCGCGTTCTGGCTCCCGTACAACAACGGTCTGCGGCCCGAACCGATCGTCGCGGTGGGCGTGCTGCTCACCTGGTGCTCAGTGGAACGCGCCGTCGCGACCCGGCGACTGCTGCCCGCCGCGGTGGCGATCCTGGTCGGTGCGGCCACGCTGACCGCGGGTCCGTCCGGGTTGA
This genomic interval carries:
- a CDS encoding SDR family NAD(P)-dependent oxidoreductase translates to MDLGLGGKRAVVTGGSRGIGLAIARSLAAEGVDVVLAARGVEALELAAKTLSQETGRRVIGVPTDTGDDDSVRALVQRTVDELGGVDILVNAAATPWSVGKPSDFASTTDDVVRAELEIKVLGYLRTARAVAPHLVEQGWGRIINISGLGARQANSIAQTVRNVGVSALTKNLADELGPHGINVTVVHPGLTRTERLVDRLAKQSEDEGVPVAELESRLATNSIHRLIDASEVADVVTFLASPRSVGITGDAVAVGGGAPGAVYY
- a CDS encoding aldehyde dehydrogenase family protein, with the protein product MSEVLDRTKIYIDGSWIDSQGTGRIDVVNPATEDVIAVVAEGTADDVDRAAKAARAAFPAWSALSGKERGEYLRKAAALIQERLDDFTALVSRDMGMPLGFAKPVQIGMPLANLAAFAELAATYDFDAHEVGNSLIVREPIGVVGAITPWNFPLHQVVLKVGGALAAGCTVVLKPTEVAPLATYALADIFDEIGLPAGVFNLVSGFGPVVGEAIAGHPEVDMVSFTGSTRAGKRVAVVAAETVKKVALELGGKSANVILDDADLTKAVTDGVAKCFLNSGQTCSALTRMLVPAGKVDEAAAIAAKVAQNYSVGDPTAATSVLGPLVNSNQLKRVRGYIEQGISEGAHAVLDGRETGQESGYFVGPTVFSGVTEDMTIAKEEIFGPVLSIIGYQDEDDAVRIANATEYGLAAGVWSGDQDRADRVARQLRAGQVEVNGGAFNTNAPFGGYKQSGIGREAGVLGFEEFLEIKSIQR
- a CDS encoding DUF4232 domain-containing protein, producing the protein MRTQSPARALLGVLGITAVLTASACGSTDETGTAEPSRDITVTRSAPTVTTAPHPDRCLIGELQVTLGRASGAAGSQEIPLVFTNTGARSCVLHGYPGVSYVASPDGPQVGAAAERDGGTDTPVTVAPGSRATAAVRATVVQNYPAETCEPTPVAGFRVYPPDDTGSVFVPYATTGCSQNGVKQLSVQPVTG